Genomic DNA from Fusobacterium sp. DD2:
TATTTACCAAGTGGTCACTTACTCTTCTGTAAGAGTTGATGATGTCCATAAACTTAGTAGTAGAAAGAGTAGTTGCATCAGCTTTAGCACCAAAGTCCATACTAGATCTCTTAGCATTCTTATAAACAGAAGTAATCTCTTTTCCGATTATAAGGCTCTCTTTTATTCTTATTCCATCTCTATCCTGAAATCCCACATCTATTCTTTTGAAGAAATGATTTGTCTTCTCATGAAGTTTTAATACAACATTCATTTCCTGCTCAGTAAGTGGAATCTCATTATCAAGAAGTTTTTTCATACTATTTGTTATTCTCATCAAATAGTCACTTACAGTTTCATATTCGTCTGAAACAAGAAGGTTATTTCTTATATCTATTCTTAAGCTTTCGTTTATATCTTTGTTATTTAAAATATAGAAGTTTGCATCTGTAATCTCTTTTTGATAAAGGTCAATATCATCCTCTATCTTACGCATATCTTTTACTTTTTCATCTGTAAGTTCAAGAGAATTTTTATAAGTTAAAGCCAATTCATCAAACATATTTTGTATCATTTTACCCATTGTAAGTATCTCTACTCTTGTTTGTTCAACAACTATGTTTGAGTTTTTAAGCATAAGTTTATCAATCTTAGTAACTCTGTTATCAACTTTTCCATCATCTTTGATAACTCTACATAGAAAACTTGCAAGATATCCTATAAAAGGTGTAAATAGAAGCACGTTTGCTACGTTAAAAGATGTATGAGCAGTAGCTATTGCAACAGTCATATTCTTCTCTGGGTCACAAATAAGTGATAGATATTTTAGGAAAAATGGGAATAACGCTGTTACCCACACCACT
This window encodes:
- a CDS encoding Na/Pi cotransporter family protein, coding for MYLEIIFNVLGGLGIFLYGMDNMSSGMQKLAGRRLKKFLAVLTTNRVVAILVGIGITMLVQSSSVSTVMTIGFVNASLLTLKQALGVIFGANIGTTVTGWILALNVGKYGLPIVGAAAIAHMFLKSDKAKTRALTVMGLGMIFLGLELMSNGLKPVRSMPEFVSMFGMFSANTYFGVIKVAAVGALITAVVQSSSATLGITITLAGQGLIDYRTAVALVLGENVGTTITAILATLHANVNARRAAYAHTIINLLGVVWVTALFPFFLKYLSLICDPEKNMTVAIATAHTSFNVANVLLFTPFIGYLASFLCRVIKDDGKVDNRVTKIDKLMLKNSNIVVEQTRVEILTMGKMIQNMFDELALTYKNSLELTDEKVKDMRKIEDDIDLYQKEITDANFYILNNKDINESLRIDIRNNLLVSDEYETVSDYLMRITNSMKKLLDNEIPLTEQEMNVVLKLHEKTNHFFKRIDVGFQDRDGIRIKESLIIGKEITSVYKNAKRSSMDFGAKADATTLSTTKFMDIINSYRRVSDHLVNIIEGYAEKKK